CGCACATGTGATACTGATAGGGTGAAAGAAAACTGAGAGTGAAAGGAAGGGGAAGAAAGATGATATAGTGTGGAAGAAAGGGGGAGAGAGTGGGAAACAATGAAAGAAAGAGAGCGGAGGGATAGTgggaaacaaagaaagaaagagagCGGAGGGATAGTgggaaacaaagaaagaaagagagTGGAGAGATAGTgggaaacaaagaaagaaagagagTGGAGGGATAGTgggaaacaaagaaagaaagagagTGGAGGGATAGTgggaaacaaagaaagaaagagagTGGAGGGATAGTGGGAAGAGAGGGCAGGGCGCTCCAGCTAATCAACATACAAAAGTACATACACTTACCCTCCAACTTCAATTCCTTGTGACTTTGCATACTGAATATCTGCAGTGATAGCGTCGATATTAGTCTTGTCCATATCCTCCAGTTTGAAACCAGAACCAAAACTGTAAATATACATCTCAAAACCAACTGCAACCATTTGATCAATAGACTTCTTAAAACCGGTTTTACTGGAATCTGTTCCGTGGAAAAATATTGGATTTTCTTGTGTTTGTGGTGCCAACAATCTCGTCATTTTGTGCCGACTCAGCGCAATCCTCTCGCGATCATAAGAATCCGTAACAAGTTCCAAAACTTTATAAGTATCAAATTGTGATAGCAGTGCTGAATTTATTTTTGAGGATTTCGAAGTGGTTGCAATTTCTACACCTGGTCCGATTGTGTAGGTACAATTGAGAACAGGTTCATCTGCCCCAGGGCTAACGCTACTGCCAGCTGCATCCATACCCCACTGCACTAGGCCACCGTGAGGCACGTTTGCTTCAACATAGAGCCATGATTCTGTTAGGGCTGATGTGTCGTGCTCCCAAGGCTGGGCCTGGGGCGATAAACTCAATGGAACGTACGGTTTTTGAGTACCGATGTATTCGATAACAGTCCGGTCCACTGTAACCGAAGTACTTGCTGCATTTTGAACTGTTAGCCATTTTGCTAAAATAGGTACACCCACATACATCTCGTAGTTCACTGTAACAATTATATTTGCATGAGAAGGTTTCTTCACATCTGCAGGAGGTTTGAAATTAAGCGATAGAGTCATTCCTTTAGGAGGCCAGCTAGCATCTGTTGGGGAATGCCTCAGTCCAGGTTCCCAATGAAATGGTGCAACTGGAGGGGTCTTGGTGTAGCCAGTGTACACAAAAGAGGACTGCAGTACAGTCAGTGTAGAGGTGTTCATGTAAGCGTGAGGTAGGGGGGAGAATAGACCTCCTATTGGGTAATCAATACCGTCTAGCGTTACGTAGCCCTCGGGAAAGATTGTGCGTAGTATGGGCTGTTGTTTTGTTTCACTGCGATAGTCGATTGTCCCGAAGGCAGGGGAGGTTGTAAAGATGCGAGAGATGAGTGTGTTACTGAGTGTGAGTTGATCTCCAGTCACAGTTAGTGTGACCTAATGATAGATAGAGAGAGTGGATCAACCGATGTATATATGCCTGGTACAGGTTATAGTTATACCTGAAAGCAACCAATGCATATATATGCAGGCGTATACACGCCTGCATATAGCCGTAGATATAATAGCCTGTACTAGCTGTAGAgttatacctgcatgcatgcatgcatgaaagcAGGTGCAGTTCCTGATGATCGAGTGTAATGCAATAGCTGATATAAGGGCATGCACCATATATTGTAACAGCTTTGAATTGGATCTTcccaacacaataattatggcccgGTATCCATTGTACTTATATTATAGTATTGTCCATGTACTCCTTCGAGCTGGCAGACATAATGTTCTTTGTTAACTCATTTAAAAACAAAACTAATCGCTTCTGCATTACTGATTTCGTCTCAATATCCTGTTCTAACACAAGGTCATCTGACAAGCTCACCCTCCGACACACCAGATCAAGCCACAATCAACACCGTCATTTCTATTTTAACCGTCTGCCCAGACTGTGGAACTGCCTACCGGCCATTGATATGTCTCTATCATCCCGATGCATAAAGACACTGATCAAGCGATTTCTATGGTCCCACTTTGTAACTCATTTCGACCCCTACAACATATGTTCCTTTTATTTTCTCTGTCCCTGCAGTAGATGCTCCACAATGCATATGATTAGTGTTCATTTGTGAATCACTTGTTCTCTATAATCTATCTCACACGGCAATCTGACTAGTTTCAGATTAGCC
This is a stretch of genomic DNA from Halichondria panicea chromosome 1, odHalPani1.1, whole genome shotgun sequence. It encodes these proteins:
- the LOC135330825 gene encoding uncharacterized protein LOC135330825, with product MEAVQLLLACALLCMVVKTHSTDTRDWLINSIKDEVTLTVTGDQLTLSNTLISRIFTTSPAFGTIDYRSETKQQPILRTIFPEGYVTLDGIDYPIGGLFSPLPHAYMNTSTLTVLQSSFVYTGYTKTPPVAPFHWEPGLRHSPTDASWPPKGMTLSLNFKPPADVKKPSHANIIVTVNYEMYVGVPILAKWLTVQNAASTSVTVDRTVIEYIGTQKPYVPLSLSPQAQPWEHDTSALTESWLYVEANVPHGGLVQWGMDAAGSSVSPGADEPVLNCTYTIGPGVEIATTSKSSKINSALLSQFDTYKVLELVTDSYDRERIALSRHKMTRLLAPQTQENPIFFHGTDSSKTGFKKSIDQMVAVGFEMYIYSFGSGFKLEDMDKTNIDAITADIQYAKSQGIEVGGYDLIDLDRGHGGYGGNVGDQWDVVNPQSGQLTQDACFASGWYDKINDIIFTFINQTGLSMLETDGPYGGAMCGSTNHTHHTSASDSVYWQTRLQAQLYSELRAKNVFINQPDNYFYWGGSKSGMGYNENQYSLPRWEDLSVSRQGMYDDTYHYIPTQGWMFVPLVVYHGGGSAAQFEPLSEHLVEYEWALAQYLGYGVAACYRGPRLYDTDATMQLVKKWVGFYKTYRDILISDIVHVRRPDMQDYDCVLHVNPHLDHRGLAMIFNPTPVAITRNISLPLYYTGLSDKALVLPEGQSPGAVYGLDRGYNAVVTVTMDPKSITWILIMSPD